In Thalassotalea fonticola, a single genomic region encodes these proteins:
- a CDS encoding aspartate aminotransferase family protein, with product MLANRDLFDQVMVPNYSPSAVIPVRGKGSKVWDQDNNEYIDFAGGIAVNCLGHCHPALVEALKTQGEKLWHLSNVMTNEPALRLAKKLVDNTFADKVYFANSGAESNEAALKLARRWALDVHGAGKSEIIAFKQGFHGRTFFTVTVGGQAAYSDGFGPKPGDVFHAEYNNLDSVKELISDKTCAVVMEPLQGEGGIISPTNEFIQGVRELCDQHNALLVFDEVQTGVGRTGELYAYMGLNVTPDILTTAKALGGGFPIGAMLTTADIAQHLKIGTHGSTYGGNPLACAVAEAAFDTVNDPAVLSGVVAKATLYKDGLNKINAKYNVFKEIRGKGLLIGAVLTDEYQGRAKDFLNAAMSEGLMSLVAGASIVRFAPSLVIPDADIAEGLLRFEKAVANIAKG from the coding sequence ATTTTGGCAAATCGTGATTTATTTGATCAAGTAATGGTGCCTAACTATTCACCTTCTGCAGTAATTCCTGTACGCGGTAAAGGTTCAAAGGTTTGGGACCAAGACAACAATGAATATATCGACTTTGCTGGTGGTATTGCTGTTAACTGTTTAGGCCATTGTCATCCGGCATTAGTGGAAGCATTAAAAACCCAAGGTGAAAAACTTTGGCATTTATCTAATGTTATGACTAACGAGCCGGCTCTTCGTCTTGCTAAAAAGTTAGTTGATAATACTTTCGCTGATAAAGTGTATTTTGCCAATTCTGGTGCAGAATCAAATGAAGCAGCATTAAAGCTTGCTCGTCGTTGGGCACTAGATGTACATGGCGCAGGTAAGAGTGAAATTATCGCTTTTAAACAAGGTTTTCATGGCAGAACATTCTTCACTGTGACTGTTGGTGGTCAAGCAGCATACTCAGACGGTTTTGGCCCTAAACCAGGTGATGTATTCCATGCAGAATACAATAATTTAGATTCTGTAAAAGAACTTATTTCTGATAAAACATGTGCGGTAGTAATGGAGCCATTACAAGGCGAAGGCGGTATTATTTCTCCGACAAATGAATTCATTCAAGGTGTGCGTGAACTTTGTGATCAACATAATGCACTTTTAGTATTTGATGAAGTGCAAACAGGTGTTGGCCGTACCGGTGAATTGTATGCATACATGGGATTAAATGTTACTCCAGATATTCTAACTACAGCGAAAGCGCTAGGTGGAGGTTTCCCAATTGGTGCAATGCTAACGACTGCTGACATTGCACAACATTTGAAAATAGGTACCCATGGTAGTACTTATGGTGGTAACCCTCTGGCATGTGCCGTTGCTGAAGCCGCTTTTGATACAGTTAATGATCCTGCAGTTTTATCCGGCGTAGTTGCTAAAGCCACACTGTATAAAGATGGCTTAAACAAAATCAACGCAAAATATAATGTCTTTAAAGAAATTCGCGGCAAAGGTTTATTAATCGGTGCAGTTTTAACTGATGAATACCAAGGCAGAGCGAAAGATTTCCTTAATGCGGCAATGTCTGAAGGCTTAATGTCTTTAGTTGCCGGTGCAAGTATAGTTCGTTTTGCTCCTTCTCTAGTGATCCCTGACGCAGATATTGCTGAAGGCCTACTTCGCTTTGAAAAAGCTGTAGCAAATATTGCAAAGGGTTAA
- the astA gene encoding arginine N-succinyltransferase, with product MIIIRPIRNSDYDVLHQIAVESGHGFTSLPVNEELLLSRINRATKSFHTELENCRDEGYLFVMEDTKTGEVVGTTGIETAVGLHDAFYHYHVGKVVHSSRELNIYNTVETLTLNNDYTGSSELCTLYLRDNYRVNNNGRFLSKCRMLFMAEHTARFNNTVIAEMRGVSDENGNSPFWQWLEEHFFSMDFPTADYLTGIGKKEFIAELMPKYPIYVSLLSKEAQKVIGKVHQNTVPALRLLENEGFVNRGYVDIFDAGPTVEAELKTIKTVRNSLRLKVQIGAIQSSTKAMICNTKVKDFRAVQMSIEINQIDSIAIIDQETAEALQVTNGDFVRVAKS from the coding sequence ATGATCATCATTCGTCCTATCCGCAATAGTGATTACGATGTTTTACACCAAATTGCGGTGGAGTCAGGACATGGTTTCACTTCGCTTCCGGTAAATGAAGAACTATTACTTAGCCGTATAAATCGTGCGACTAAATCGTTTCATACAGAATTAGAAAACTGTAGGGATGAAGGCTACTTATTTGTTATGGAAGACACTAAAACAGGTGAAGTCGTTGGTACTACGGGCATCGAGACCGCAGTAGGCTTACACGATGCATTTTATCATTACCACGTAGGCAAAGTTGTTCATTCTTCTCGTGAACTTAATATTTATAATACTGTTGAAACATTAACTTTGAATAATGATTACACCGGGTCTTCAGAACTTTGTACTCTTTATTTGCGAGATAATTATCGAGTAAATAACAATGGTCGTTTTTTATCTAAATGTCGCATGTTATTTATGGCAGAGCATACTGCACGGTTTAATAATACGGTAATAGCTGAAATGCGTGGTGTATCAGATGAGAATGGTAACTCACCATTTTGGCAGTGGTTAGAAGAACACTTTTTCTCTATGGACTTTCCTACTGCTGATTATTTAACCGGCATAGGTAAAAAAGAGTTCATTGCCGAGTTAATGCCTAAATACCCTATTTATGTAAGTTTATTAAGTAAAGAAGCGCAAAAAGTAATAGGTAAAGTGCATCAAAATACCGTGCCGGCATTACGTTTGCTTGAAAATGAAGGTTTTGTTAATCGCGGTTATGTCGATATTTTTGATGCTGGACCAACGGTCGAAGCGGAACTAAAAACTATAAAAACTGTGCGTAACTCCCTCAGACTAAAAGTGCAGATAGGCGCAATACAAAGCTCAACTAAAGCTATGATATGTAACACTAAAGTGAAAGACTTTAGAGCAGTACAAATGTCAATTGAAATCAATCAAATCGATAGTATTGCAATCATAGATCAAGAAACTGCAGAAGCGTTACAAGTCACCAACGGTGATTTTGTAAGAGTTGCAAAAAGTTAA
- a CDS encoding phosphoribulokinase has product MSERNPIIAVTGSSGAGTSTTLGAFEHIFRSLGINAAMVEGDSFHRFTRPEMDLEKRKAKAEGSKVSYFGDVANDFDALEKLFTDFGEQGVGTMRRYLHTFDEAVPYNQMPGTFTPWEPLGADSDLLFYEGLHGGVVTEKNDVARHVDLLIGMVPIVNLEWIQKIIRDTNKRGHSREAVNESIVRSMEDYFNFITPQFSRTHINFQRVPTVDTSNPFSAKVIPSADESFVVIRFREMKNVDFPFYLRMIDGSFMSRVNTLVVPGGKMSFAMELILKPLIADILEKKKAASQQMDWMQTYD; this is encoded by the coding sequence ATGTCAGAACGAAATCCTATAATTGCAGTTACTGGTTCATCTGGTGCTGGTACGTCTACTACCTTAGGCGCATTCGAACACATTTTTCGTTCACTCGGAATTAACGCCGCGATGGTTGAAGGCGATAGCTTTCATCGATTTACTCGCCCGGAAATGGACCTTGAAAAAAGAAAAGCTAAAGCTGAAGGTAGCAAAGTTAGCTACTTTGGCGATGTAGCGAATGATTTTGACGCCCTTGAAAAACTGTTTACCGATTTTGGTGAACAAGGGGTAGGAACCATGCGACGCTATTTGCATACATTCGATGAGGCCGTACCATATAATCAAATGCCCGGTACATTCACCCCTTGGGAGCCTCTAGGTGCTGATTCTGACTTACTATTTTATGAAGGTTTACATGGGGGGGTTGTTACAGAAAAAAATGATGTAGCACGCCATGTGGACTTGCTTATTGGAATGGTGCCTATTGTTAATCTTGAATGGATTCAAAAAATCATTCGCGATACCAATAAAAGAGGACATTCACGCGAAGCTGTTAATGAAAGTATTGTTCGCAGTATGGAAGATTACTTTAATTTTATAACCCCGCAATTTTCTCGAACCCATATTAATTTTCAACGGGTACCAACGGTTGATACTTCAAATCCCTTCAGTGCTAAAGTGATCCCTAGTGCCGATGAAAGCTTTGTGGTGATACGTTTTCGTGAAATGAAAAATGTAGATTTTCCATTTTATTTAAGAATGATAGATGGTTCTTTTATGTCTAGAGTGAATACCCTAGTTGTCCCTGGTGGCAAAATGAGCTTTGCTATGGAACTAATTTTGAAACCGTTGATCGCCGATATTCTTGAAAAGAAAAAAGCTGCCAGTCAACAAATGGACTGGATGCAAACGTACGATTAA
- the rplQ gene encoding 50S ribosomal protein L17 produces the protein MRHRKSGRQLNRNSSHRQAMFRNMASSLVKHGVIKTTVAKAKELRRVVEPLITLAKTDSVANRRLAFARTRDQEVVGLLFTDLGPRYQERPGGYTRILKCGFRTGDKAPMAYIELVDRPATEEVVEDVEEVSAEA, from the coding sequence ATGCGCCATCGTAAAAGCGGCCGCCAGTTAAACCGTAATAGCAGTCATCGCCAGGCGATGTTCCGCAATATGGCAAGTTCTCTAGTTAAGCACGGTGTTATTAAAACTACCGTTGCTAAAGCTAAAGAACTACGTCGCGTTGTTGAGCCATTAATTACATTGGCTAAAACAGATAGCGTTGCAAATCGTCGTTTGGCATTTGCTCGTACACGCGACCAAGAAGTAGTTGGTTTATTATTCACAGATCTTGGTCCTCGTTACCAAGAGCGTCCAGGTGGTTACACTCGCATTTTAAAATGTGGTTTCCGTACTGGTGATAAAGCACCTATGGCTTATATTGAGCTTGTTGACCGTCCAGCAACTGAAGAAGTTGTTGAAGACGTTGAAGAAGTTTCAGCAGAAGCATAA
- the secY gene encoding preprotein translocase subunit SecY, translating into MATPGMENKAQGGLSELKQRLLFVLGALIVFRLGSFVPIPGIDAAVLAQLFDQQKGTIVEMFNMFSGGALERASVLALGIMPYISASIIMQISTHIVPSMQELKKEGEAGRRKISQYTRYGTLLLATVQAIAISKSLPGMMPGLVVNAGFGFYFTAVVSLVTGTMFLMWLGEQITERGIGNGISVLIFAGIVAGMPSAVGQTAEMARQGELHLLALLVIGVVVFAVTWFVVFVERGQRRIVVNYAKRQQGRKVFAAQSTHLPLKVNMAGVIPPIFASSIILFPGTIASWFGQGTGTVADVLQEISLALSPGQPLYVMLYAAAIIFFCFFYTALVFNPRETADNLKKSGAFIPGIRPGEQTSRYIDKVMTRLTLAGALYITFICLVPEFMMIFMDVQFYFGGTSLLIIVVVIMDFMAQVQTHLMSHQYDNVLKKANLKGYGR; encoded by the coding sequence ATGGCTACACCAGGAATGGAAAACAAAGCTCAAGGCGGTTTGTCTGAGCTTAAACAAAGATTGTTGTTCGTACTCGGAGCGCTTATTGTGTTTCGTTTAGGTTCATTTGTACCAATCCCTGGTATTGACGCCGCTGTACTAGCTCAGTTGTTTGATCAACAAAAGGGCACCATTGTAGAAATGTTTAACATGTTCTCTGGTGGTGCACTTGAGCGAGCCTCTGTATTGGCACTTGGTATTATGCCGTACATTTCAGCTTCGATTATCATGCAGATCAGCACACATATTGTGCCTAGTATGCAAGAATTGAAAAAAGAAGGTGAAGCTGGACGTCGTAAAATCAGTCAATACACACGCTACGGCACACTGCTTCTGGCAACAGTGCAAGCGATTGCAATATCAAAGAGTTTACCTGGTATGATGCCTGGCCTAGTAGTTAATGCTGGCTTTGGTTTCTACTTTACTGCGGTAGTATCTTTAGTAACCGGTACCATGTTTTTAATGTGGTTAGGTGAACAAATTACTGAACGTGGTATTGGTAATGGTATCTCTGTGTTGATTTTCGCAGGTATTGTTGCTGGCATGCCATCAGCTGTTGGTCAAACAGCAGAAATGGCGCGTCAAGGTGAATTGCACCTATTAGCATTATTAGTAATCGGCGTTGTTGTCTTCGCCGTTACATGGTTTGTAGTATTTGTAGAGCGCGGCCAACGCCGCATTGTGGTAAACTACGCCAAGCGCCAACAAGGTCGCAAGGTATTTGCTGCTCAAAGTACTCATTTACCACTTAAAGTAAACATGGCGGGTGTTATCCCACCTATCTTTGCTTCAAGTATTATCTTGTTTCCTGGTACCATCGCAAGTTGGTTCGGACAAGGTACTGGTACTGTGGCTGACGTATTGCAAGAAATTTCTCTTGCTTTATCGCCAGGACAACCTTTGTATGTAATGCTATATGCTGCAGCAATAATCTTTTTCTGTTTTTTCTACACGGCATTGGTTTTCAATCCGCGTGAAACAGCAGATAATTTGAAGAAATCTGGTGCGTTCATTCCAGGCATTCGCCCGGGTGAGCAAACATCTAGATATATCGATAAAGTAATGACTCGCTTAACATTAGCGGGTGCTTTATACATTACTTTTATATGTTTGGTACCTGAGTTCATGATGATATTTATGGATGTACAATTCTACTTCGGTGGAACATCCCTACTAATTATAGTAGTTGTTATTATGGATTTCATGGCGCAAGTACAAACTCATTTGATGTCTCATCAATATGACAATGTACTGAAGAAAGCCAACCTTAAAGGCTATGGCCGTTAG
- the rpsM gene encoding 30S ribosomal protein S13 codes for MARIAGINIPDRKHAVIAITAIYGIGATRAKSICASAGIAEDIKISELDEAQIDLLRTEVAKFTVEGDLRREVSMNIKRLMDLGCYRGLRHRRSLPLRGQRTKTNARTRKGPRKPIKK; via the coding sequence GTGGCCCGTATCGCTGGCATTAACATCCCTGATCGTAAACACGCAGTAATTGCCATTACTGCTATCTACGGTATCGGTGCAACACGTGCAAAGTCAATTTGTGCAAGCGCAGGTATCGCTGAAGATATAAAGATCAGTGAATTAGACGAAGCTCAAATAGATTTGCTTCGTACAGAAGTGGCGAAATTTACCGTAGAAGGTGACTTACGTCGTGAAGTTTCAATGAACATCAAGCGTCTGATGGACCTTGGCTGTTATCGTGGTTTACGCCATCGTCGCAGTCTCCCTCTACGTGGTCAACGCACTAAGACTAATGCGCGCACCCGTAAAGGTCCTCGTAAGCCGATTAAAAAGTAG
- a CDS encoding OsmC family protein — translation MQAKVQWVGEEKFMGTSESGHTVVMDANGGNHAVSPLENILLSLGACSSVDVVSVLEKTRQKITACSVEITSKRVDTIPRVFSEIHLHFVITGHNVAAKHVERAVALSADKYCSVAIMLEKAVNITHDFEIVEA, via the coding sequence ATGCAAGCGAAAGTACAATGGGTTGGTGAAGAGAAGTTCATGGGCACTTCAGAGAGTGGACATACAGTAGTAATGGACGCTAATGGTGGTAATCATGCTGTAAGCCCATTAGAAAATATTTTACTTTCTCTCGGTGCCTGCTCCTCTGTGGATGTTGTAAGTGTATTGGAGAAAACTCGTCAAAAGATCACTGCTTGTTCGGTAGAAATTACGTCAAAGCGTGTAGATACTATACCGCGTGTATTTTCTGAAATTCATTTACACTTTGTTATTACAGGTCACAATGTTGCTGCTAAACACGTTGAGCGTGCTGTAGCTTTATCTGCTGATAAATACTGTTCGGTTGCTATCATGCTAGAAAAAGCAGTAAATATCACTCATGACTTTGAAATCGTAGAAGCTTAA
- a CDS encoding DNA-directed RNA polymerase subunit alpha, which produces MQGSVTEFLKPKLVGIENLSDTRAKVTLEPLERGFGHTLGNALRRILLSSMPGCAVTEVEIDGVLHEYSSKEGVQEDIIEILLNLKGLAVGLEGKTEAVLTLTKSGEGPVTAADIQHDGDVTIANPAHVICNLTGDGSISMRIKVETGRGYVPASIRRNAEEEERAIGRLLVDASFSPVERIAYDVDSARVEQRTDLDKLVIDMETNGTLDPEEAIRRASTILAEQLDAFVDLRDVKEVEPEEVKPAFDPILLRPVDDLELTVRSANCLKAEAIQYIGDLVQRAEVELLKTPNLGKKSLTEIKDVLASRGLSLGMRLENWPPESIADND; this is translated from the coding sequence ATGCAGGGTTCTGTAACCGAATTCCTAAAGCCGAAATTAGTAGGTATTGAAAACCTATCTGATACTCGTGCAAAGGTAACTTTAGAGCCACTGGAACGTGGTTTTGGTCATACTTTAGGTAACGCACTACGTCGTATCCTACTTTCTTCAATGCCAGGTTGTGCAGTAACGGAAGTAGAAATTGATGGTGTATTGCATGAATACAGCAGTAAAGAAGGTGTGCAAGAAGACATCATCGAAATTCTGTTAAACCTAAAAGGTTTGGCTGTTGGTTTAGAAGGCAAAACTGAAGCAGTTTTAACTTTAACTAAGTCGGGTGAAGGCCCTGTAACGGCCGCTGATATACAGCATGATGGTGATGTAACAATCGCTAATCCTGCTCACGTTATCTGTAATTTAACAGGTGACGGTTCAATCAGCATGCGCATTAAAGTAGAAACGGGACGTGGTTACGTTCCAGCATCTATTCGTCGCAATGCCGAGGAAGAAGAGCGTGCAATTGGTCGTTTACTAGTTGACGCATCTTTCAGTCCTGTTGAAAGAATTGCTTATGACGTTGATTCGGCTCGTGTTGAGCAGCGTACTGACTTAGATAAACTTGTTATCGACATGGAAACTAACGGTACGTTAGATCCAGAAGAGGCGATTCGTCGTGCATCAACAATTCTAGCTGAACAGTTAGATGCTTTTGTTGACTTACGCGATGTTAAAGAAGTTGAACCGGAAGAAGTTAAACCTGCTTTCGATCCAATTTTACTTCGTCCTGTTGATGATTTAGAACTAACAGTTCGTTCAGCTAACTGTTTAAAAGCAGAAGCGATTCAGTACATTGGTGACTTAGTACAGCGTGCAGAAGTAGAACTTCTTAAAACACCTAATTTAGGTAAGAAGTCTCTAACTGAAATCAAAGACGTGTTAGCGTCTCGTGGCTTATCTCTAGGCATGCGCCTAGAAAACTGGCCACCAGAAAGCATTGCTGATAACGACTAA
- a CDS encoding PilZ domain-containing protein yields the protein MSIERRFHPRKDVNFSVSITLENSNEQLSSTAINLSLSGIQLSVDKSGVDLILSQCSHPAQFQIRLNDDNKVDRFTVRLIVNRRISQNQFLLGLKFIDISVEQLAILETIINQ from the coding sequence ATGTCGATTGAAAGAAGGTTTCATCCTAGAAAAGATGTAAATTTTTCCGTATCGATTACTTTAGAGAATAGTAACGAGCAATTATCAAGTACTGCTATTAACCTTTCTTTATCAGGTATCCAGCTCAGTGTTGATAAATCTGGTGTTGATTTAATTTTAAGTCAATGCAGTCATCCGGCTCAATTTCAAATACGGCTTAACGATGACAATAAAGTTGATCGATTTACTGTACGTTTAATTGTAAATCGCCGCATATCTCAAAACCAGTTCCTGTTAGGCCTAAAATTTATCGACATTTCTGTCGAGCAACTAGCAATCTTAGAAACTATCATAAACCAATAA
- the rpsK gene encoding 30S ribosomal protein S11, whose product MAKTPTRTKKRVKKQVADGMAHIHASFNNTIVTLTDRQGNALSWATAGGSGFRGSRKSTPFAAQVAADRAGKVAQEFGLKNIEVFVKGPGPGRESAIRALNAAGFKITNITDVTPIPHNGCRPPKKRRV is encoded by the coding sequence ATGGCTAAAACACCAACGCGCACGAAAAAGCGCGTAAAAAAACAAGTTGCTGATGGCATGGCTCATATCCATGCTTCTTTCAACAACACAATCGTAACTCTTACAGATCGTCAAGGTAATGCTTTATCTTGGGCAACTGCAGGTGGTTCAGGTTTTCGTGGTTCACGTAAATCTACTCCATTCGCTGCACAGGTTGCTGCAGATCGTGCTGGTAAAGTAGCACAAGAGTTTGGTTTGAAGAATATTGAAGTATTCGTTAAAGGTCCAGGTCCAGGTCGTGAATCTGCAATCCGTGCCTTAAATGCTGCTGGTTTTAAAATCACCAACATTACTGACGTTACTCCTATTCCTCATAATGGTTGTCGTCCACCTAAGAAACGTCGCGTTTAA
- a CDS encoding DUF1338 domain-containing protein, giving the protein MKKQVIELFDNIWQQYLAVTPSADKVHQLLGSGNDLINDHVAYRTFNLEKVNIDKLAAQLLNLGYKECGQYNFEAKKLNAKHFEHQDDTLPKVFISELLVEEFSPEVQTIIKRIVAEVDDKAFEGSSFLFSGTHWDISYDEYKTLLNESEYAAWLAAWGYRANHFTVSINHLNDFECINKVNSLVKDGGFKLNSSGGEVKGSAQVFLEQSSTMADSIKVKFTDKEVEIPSCFYEFAKRYPMACGNIYTGFVAASADKIFESTNLQ; this is encoded by the coding sequence ATGAAAAAACAAGTTATAGAACTTTTTGACAATATCTGGCAACAATATTTAGCCGTAACACCATCGGCAGATAAAGTGCATCAATTACTGGGATCGGGTAATGATTTAATTAATGATCATGTAGCCTATCGCACTTTCAATTTAGAAAAAGTAAATATCGATAAGCTTGCAGCGCAGCTGTTAAACCTAGGTTATAAAGAGTGTGGCCAATATAATTTTGAAGCTAAAAAGCTTAACGCTAAGCATTTTGAACACCAAGATGACACTTTACCTAAGGTATTCATCAGTGAATTACTGGTTGAAGAATTCTCACCTGAAGTACAAACCATTATTAAGCGTATAGTGGCAGAAGTAGATGATAAAGCCTTTGAAGGTAGCAGTTTCTTATTCTCAGGAACTCATTGGGACATTAGCTATGATGAGTACAAAACACTTTTAAATGAGAGTGAGTATGCAGCATGGCTTGCAGCATGGGGTTATAGAGCGAATCACTTCACCGTTAGCATTAATCATTTAAATGACTTTGAGTGCATTAACAAAGTTAATAGCCTAGTTAAAGATGGTGGTTTTAAACTTAATAGCTCTGGCGGCGAAGTTAAAGGTAGTGCACAAGTATTCTTAGAACAATCGTCGACCATGGCAGATAGTATTAAAGTAAAGTTTACAGATAAAGAAGTGGAAATTCCAAGCTGTTTTTATGAGTTTGCAAAACGCTACCCAATGGCCTGTGGAAATATTTATACTGGTTTTGTCGCCGCATCTGCGGACAAAATTTTCGAAAGTACAAACCTTCAGTAA
- the astD gene encoding succinylglutamate-semialdehyde dehydrogenase, which translates to MTNSVQFINGQWLPGQGHTMNSLNPALNEVIWQGESASKEQVDAAIDSARIAFEEWGFSSVEERLVVIKRYMDILTEHKEEVATAIAKETGKPIWETRTEAGAMIGKVNLSIKAYNDRTGTVENPIPGAKAFIRHKPHGVVAVFGPYNFPGHLPNGHIVPALIAGNTVVFKPSELTPMVAELMLKLWEKAELPSGVINLVQGEIETGKALASHNGIDGLFFTGSSTTGKLLHQQFADKPGKILALEMGGNNPLIVKDVSDVDAVVHDILQSAFITTGQRCTCARRLFIENNATGDAILEKLIVATKAIKIGYFNDEEQPFIGSMISERAALGLVAAHNQLVELGGTSLVELTHQKPGTGFVAPGIVDVTAIKNMPDEEHFGPLLKVYRYDDFDSAIKEANNTSFGLSAGLLSDSEDHYNHFFKRIRAGIVNWNKPITGASGAAPFGGIGDSGNHRASAYYAADYCAFPVASVEAEKVQLPAQLSPGLTI; encoded by the coding sequence ATGACAAATTCAGTACAATTTATTAACGGACAATGGCTACCAGGCCAAGGTCACACAATGAATTCATTAAACCCAGCATTGAATGAAGTAATTTGGCAAGGGGAATCAGCTTCAAAAGAGCAAGTTGATGCCGCCATAGATAGTGCCAGAATTGCTTTTGAAGAATGGGGTTTTTCCAGTGTTGAGGAACGTCTGGTAGTGATAAAACGCTACATGGACATTCTAACCGAACACAAAGAAGAGGTGGCTACGGCCATCGCAAAAGAAACAGGTAAGCCTATCTGGGAAACGCGTACTGAAGCTGGTGCAATGATAGGGAAAGTTAACTTATCAATTAAAGCGTATAATGATAGAACAGGAACTGTTGAAAATCCTATTCCAGGTGCCAAAGCTTTTATTCGTCATAAGCCTCATGGCGTTGTCGCCGTATTTGGTCCATATAACTTCCCTGGCCACTTACCAAATGGTCATATCGTACCTGCATTAATTGCCGGTAATACTGTCGTATTCAAACCTTCAGAATTAACGCCAATGGTAGCAGAGTTGATGCTTAAGCTATGGGAAAAAGCTGAATTGCCATCAGGGGTAATAAACCTTGTACAAGGTGAGATTGAAACTGGCAAAGCACTGGCGAGCCATAATGGTATTGATGGATTATTCTTTACCGGTAGTTCAACAACGGGCAAGTTATTACATCAACAATTTGCTGATAAGCCGGGTAAAATTCTAGCTTTAGAGATGGGTGGTAATAACCCTCTTATTGTTAAAGATGTATCTGATGTAGATGCTGTGGTCCACGACATTTTACAATCCGCCTTTATAACCACAGGCCAACGTTGTACTTGTGCTCGTCGCTTGTTTATTGAGAATAATGCTACAGGTGATGCTATTTTAGAAAAGCTGATTGTTGCCACTAAAGCAATTAAAATTGGTTACTTTAATGATGAAGAACAACCGTTTATAGGGTCTATGATCTCTGAACGGGCAGCGTTAGGTTTAGTTGCAGCGCACAATCAACTGGTAGAGCTTGGTGGCACATCTTTAGTTGAGCTAACCCACCAAAAGCCAGGTACCGGCTTTGTTGCTCCGGGCATTGTTGATGTTACTGCAATTAAAAATATGCCAGATGAAGAACACTTTGGTCCGTTATTAAAGGTTTATCGTTATGATGACTTTGATAGTGCCATCAAAGAAGCTAATAACACTAGTTTTGGTTTATCTGCCGGTTTATTAAGTGATAGCGAAGATCATTACAATCACTTCTTTAAACGTATTCGTGCTGGCATTGTAAATTGGAATAAACCAATTACCGGCGCGAGTGGTGCAGCGCCATTCGGCGGCATTGGTGACAGTGGTAATCACCGAGCAAGCGCATATTATGCGGCTGATTATTGTGCATTCCCTGTTGCTTCAGTAGAAGCTGAAAAGGTACAATTACCAGCACAACTAAGCCCTGGCTTAACAATCTAA
- the rpsD gene encoding 30S ribosomal protein S4, with translation MARYLGPKLKLSRREGTDLFLKSGVRAIDTKCKIETIPGQHGARRGRLSDYGVMLREKQKVRRIYGVLEKQFRNYYKEAARLKGNTGENLLQLLEKRLDNVVYRMGYASTRAEARQLVSHKAIVVNGQVVNIPSFAVNADDVISIREKSKTQARIVAALELAEQREKPIWVEVDNKKMEGTFKRIPDRSDLSAEINEQLIVELYSK, from the coding sequence ATGGCAAGATATTTAGGTCCTAAGCTAAAACTTAGCCGCCGCGAAGGAACAGATTTGTTCCTAAAAAGTGGTGTTAGGGCAATTGATACGAAATGTAAGATCGAAACTATTCCAGGTCAGCACGGCGCCCGTCGCGGTCGTTTGTCTGACTATGGTGTGATGCTTCGTGAGAAGCAAAAAGTTCGTCGTATTTACGGTGTACTTGAGAAACAGTTCCGTAATTACTACAAAGAAGCTGCTCGTCTAAAAGGCAATACAGGTGAGAACTTGTTACAACTTTTAGAAAAGCGTCTAGACAACGTTGTTTACCGTATGGGTTATGCATCTACACGTGCAGAAGCTCGTCAACTAGTTAGCCACAAAGCTATCGTAGTTAACGGTCAAGTTGTTAATATTCCATCTTTCGCTGTTAATGCAGATGATGTGATCTCAATTCGTGAAAAGTCTAAAACTCAAGCGCGCATCGTTGCTGCTTTAGAATTAGCTGAACAACGTGAGAAACCAATCTGGGTTGAAGTTGATAACAAGAAAATGGAAGGAACGTTCAAACGTATTCCTGACCGTTCTGACTTATCAGCAGAGATTAACGAACAGTTGATTGTCGAGCTTTACTCGAAATAA
- the rpmJ gene encoding 50S ribosomal protein L36, with protein sequence MKVRASVKKMCRNCKVVKRSGVVRVICSEPKHKQRQG encoded by the coding sequence ATGAAAGTTCGTGCATCCGTGAAAAAGATGTGTCGTAACTGCAAAGTTGTAAAGCGTTCAGGCGTTGTACGAGTTATTTGCAGTGAGCCAAAGCATAAGCAAAGGCAAGGCTAA